The proteins below are encoded in one region of Drosophila santomea strain STO CAGO 1482 chromosome 2R, Prin_Dsan_1.1, whole genome shotgun sequence:
- the LOC120447174 gene encoding heterogeneous nuclear ribonucleoprotein K homolog isoform X3, which produces MLKYFEERDEDFDVRLLIHQSLAGCVIGKGGQKIKEIRDRIGCRFLKVFSNVAPQSTDRVVQTVGKQSQVIDAVREVITLTRDTPIKGAIHNYDPMNFDRVYADEYGGYGTGSGSTRPSQRGNNRNGGGGAGGAAGGAAGGNGGGFNAGGARGNAGGRGGADRFGGAAGGAVAGAGMGQRDNPFINPWANGGGGDVDGFGNSAGGAGGFAGNSFGGGAGGPFGGGSFGNNGFGGGPSDFGGNSGNFGQTQGTNSLPSLGSFSQNQGGTSSLPSLGSFGQNPGGPGGLGNGLSGANNGGVGALGGANGAGGFNAGGGANGGPNGSPNAATNVPQGHDPNNSTQVTIPKELAGAIIGKGGGRIRRIRNESSAYITIDEPLPNSNDRIITISGTPKQIQMAQYLLQQSVHENGRRNI; this is translated from the exons CGCATCGGCTGCCGGTTTTTGAAGGTCTTCTCAAATGTGGCACCCCAGAGCACAGACCGTGTGGTGCAGACCGTGGGCAAGCAGAGCCAGGTCATCGATGCGGTGCGCGAGGTGATCACACTCACCCGGGACACTCCCATCAAGGGAGCGATACATAACTATGATCCCATGAATTTCGACCGCGTATATGCGGATGAGTATGGTGGCTACGGCACTGGAAGCGGCAGTACCCGACCCAGTCAGCGGGGAAACAATCGTAACGGCggaggtggagctggaggtgCTGCCggcggagcagcaggaggcAATGGTGGTGGGTTCAATGCTGGCGGAGCACGCGGCAATGCTGGCGGACGTGGTGGAGCTGATCGCTTTGGCGGCGCTGCTGGCGGAGCTGTGGCAGGTGCTGGTATGGGACAGCGCGACAATCCGTTCATCAACCCGTGGGCCAATGGCGGTGGCGGCGATGTTGATGGTTTTGGCAACAgcgctggtggtgctggcggaTTTGCCGGAAACAGCTTTGGTGGCGGTGCCGGTGGACCTTTCGGTGGCGGTAGCTTTGGCAACAACGGTTTTGGCGGCGGACCCAGCGACTTTGGCGGAAATTCCGGCAACTTTGGACAGACCCAGGGCACTAACAGTCTGCCAAGCCTTGGTAGCTTCAGCCAGAACCAGGGCGGTACCAGCAGCCTGCCCAGTTTGGGCAGCTTTGGTCAGAATCCTGGCGGACCCGGTGGATTGGGCAATGGACTGAGTGGTGCTAACAACGGCGGCGTTGGAGCCTTGGGTGGTGCTAATGGAGCTGGTGGCTTCAATGCTGGCGGTGGAGCAAACGGTGGGCCAAATGGCAGCCCAAATGCGGCGACAAATGTGCCACAGGGTCATGATCCCAACAACAGCACACAGGTCACCATTCCAAAAGAG CTGGCTGGTGCCATTATTGGCAAGGGAGGTGGCCGCATCCGTCGCATCCGCAACGAGTCCAGTGCATACATCACCATCGACGAGCCCCTGCCAAACTCGAACGATCGTATCATCACCATCTCGGGCACGCCCAAGCAAATACAAATGGCCCAGTATCTGCTGCAACAGAG CGTACACGAGAATGGTAGGCGAAACATTTAA